Proteins from a genomic interval of Antedon mediterranea chromosome 5, ecAntMedi1.1, whole genome shotgun sequence:
- the LOC140048639 gene encoding ATP-binding cassette sub-family C member 5-like produces the protein MTKQRGKYSKITANRVKIMNEILTYTKLIKMYVWENSFAAKVREIRKEELKQLRKVSFLHGLTLTFVYSANPTAMVTIMLTMVFTGRDISVPELFGLIVCFTTLANIVHTLPVALKPTTEALVTLRKIQKILQLKDHSFSYGVPCDSENAIEISSASFSYNVVDTDKVRDVESSNEKVMLNSLVEPTPVLLLNDINIKVKKSSLIGICGPIGSGKTSLLNAFLGQLPIVNGHVAATGRFCYVPQQAWIMNATIRENITFNEDFEPIRYAEIIEACCLTDDLAVLELGDKTEIGERGINLSGGQKQRVNLARALYSGGDIMLLDDPMSAVDAHVGKHIFNQCIRGLMKNKTVVLITHQLQYLQYCDEIFHIRAARVSEHGSHEDLMGRDTEYKKLIQAHYSNTDTSTKEQQPTNNKAHSDGHVYLENLRNSEVGLDSPAELGKLISKEDAGFGAGKLSYLWKYINYSGGVPALVIFILLSIAASSTTLAVNLTLTVWIDAGTGSFNTSGTNYSSGDLHLNPDFPKYLTAYCVAFISIFVFGIVGTIYNITIFHKASTKLHSRMFKKIIRAKMKFFDTTPVGRILNRFSKDMDEIDNSLPGDIDYFVSFAFTSLGFLFVISYIWNVYICILLFLVTAYIMYTRFFSPGYFNLKRLENTTSSLTVSHVTATVQGSATIQAYNKIEQFQRKFEKLLSDNTTSVHLKRASLLWAWFRLEVLTVISLVSTALFVVFNQGTISPSVAGLLLTLSFITTTGLSLLVLQFFLQISLRLISVERVEEYIQNVKPEETLNVHSKPADWIVDGRITFNGYSMRYRENVPASLIDITLTFDAGTKVGIVGRTGSGKSSLGVALYRLADRIEGSITIDDTEIHEIKLKDLRRRISIIPQDPVLFAGTVRYNLDPFDEFSDDEIWQAFEKTHVKELICSLGEQLAAPVIENGENFSVGERQLICMARALLRKNKILILDEATAAIDTETDSKIQQTIRECFTNCTLLIIAHRLNTVLDCDTILVMDGGRVAEIGNPDVLLANSNSVLNKLNKSYLDTVYNE, from the exons ATGACAAAACAAAGAGGAAAATACTCAAAGATAACTGCAAATCGTGTGAAAATTATGAATGAAATTTTGACTTATACTAAACTGATAAAAATGTATGTGTGGGAGAATTCTTTTGCCGCAAAGGTTAGAG aaattcgAAAAGAAGAATTGAAACAATTGAGAAAAGTGAGTTTTCTTCATGGATTGACGTTGACCTTTGTTTACTCTGCAAATCCAACAGCGATGGTTACCATCATGCTCACCATGGTATTTACCGGGCGCGATATTTCAGTACCTGAG CTCTTTGGGTTGATTGTGTGCTTCACAACTCTTGCAAATATTGTTCATACACTTCCGGTGGCACTGAAACCTACAACGGAAGCACTCGTCACACTTCGGAAAATACAG AAAATACTACAGCTTAAAGACCACTCATTCTCTTACGGAGTTCCATGTGATTCTGAGAATGCTATTGAAATTTCAAGTGCCTCGTTTTCATACAACGTTGTAGACACCGACAAAGTCAGAGATGTGGAAAGTTCAAATGAGAAAGTTATGTTGAACAGTTTAGTTGAGCCTACACCTGTACTACTGCTCAATGACATTAATATCAAAGTTAAAAAG TCTTCGTTAATTGGGATCTGCGGACCAATAGGAAGTGGCAAAACCTCCttgttgaacgcatttttgggACAGTTACCTATCGTCAATGGACATGTTGCTGCTACAGGTCGTTTTTGTTATGTACCGCAGCAAGCATGGATCATGAATGCGACTATTCGcgaaaatataacatttaatgaaGACTTTGAACCAATCAGGTACGCTGAAATCATTGAAGCGTGTTGTCTGACAGACGATTTGGCAGTGCTTGAGCTGGGTGACAAAACCGAG ATTGGTGAACGAGGTATAAATCTTAGTGGCGGTCAGAAACAGCGTGTCAATCTTGCAAGAGCTCTATATTCTGGAGGTGATATTATGCTATTGGACGATCCGATGAGTGCTGTTGACGCACATGTtggaaaacatatttttaatcaatgtaTAAGAGGGTTGATGAAGAACAAAACTGTCGTTCTTATTACTCATCAGTTGCAA TACCTTCAGTATTGCGATGAAATATTCCATATACGAGCTGCTCGAGTTTCTGAGCATGGTTCACACGAAGACCTAATGGGAAGAGACACAGAATACAAGAAACTCATACAAGCCCATTACAGTAATACTGACACTTCAACCAAAGAACAACAACCCACGAATAATAAGGCTCATTCAGATGGACACGTTTATCTtgaaaatttaagaaatagTGAAGTAGGCCTAGATTCACCGGCTGAATTag GTAAACTAATATCGAAAGAAGACGCGGGATTTGGAGCTGGAAAATTGTCATACCTTTGGAAATATATCAACTATTCTGGCGGTGTACCTGCGCTAGTTATTTTCATACTTTTGAGTATAGCTGCTTCTTCTACAACTCTAGCTGTTAATTTAACATTAACAGTGTGGATAGATGCGGGTACAGGG AGTTTTAATACAAGTGGAACTAACTACAGTAGTGGCGACCTTCATCTCAATCCAGACTTTCCAAAATATTTGACGGCTTACTGTGTtgcttttatttcaatttttgtttttggtaTTGTTGggacaatatataatattacg ATTTTTCATAAAGCGTCCACTAAATTGCACAGCAGAATGTTCAAAAAGATAATTCGTGCAAAGATGAAGTTTTTTGATACAACACCAGTTGGTCGGATACTGAACAGATTTTCTAAAGATATGGACGAAa TTGACAATAGTCTGCCTGGAGATATCGACTACTTCGTTAGTTTCGCCTTCACATCACTTGGGTTTCTGTTCGTAATTTCCTATATCTGGAATGTATACATATGTATACTATTGTTTTTGGTCACAGCGTATATTATGTATACGCGATTTTTCAGTCCTGGTTACTTCAATTTAAAACGTCTAGAAAATACAACATCGTCTTTAACGGTTTCACACGTAACAGCCACTGTGCAAGGAAGTGCCACTATTCAAGCTTATAACAAAATTGAACAATTTCAAAGAAA GTTCGAGAAACTTCTCTCAGATAATACCACGTCTGTACATCTGAAAAGGGCGTCATTGCTGTGGGCGTGGTTTCGACTAGAGGTCCTTACGGTCATTAGCCTGGTTTCGACTGCACTCTTCGTTGTATTCAATCAGGGAACAATCTCGCCATCTGTGGCTGGTCTTCTCCTCACACTATCATTCATT ACGACTACAGGATTGTCTTTGTTGGTGTTACAATTCTTTCTGCAAATATCTCTTAGGCTTATATCAGTTGAAAGGGTTGAAGAATATATTCAA AATGTCAAGCCAGAGGAAACACTGAATGTTCATAGTAAACCAGCCGACTGGATTGTTGATGGAAGAATAACGTTTAACGGTTACAGCATGCGCTACAGAGAAAACGTACCAGCAAGTTTGATTGACATCACGTTAACATTTGATGCTGGGACAAAGGTTGGAATTGTTGGAAGGACGGGTTCAG GTAAATCTTCTCTTGGAGTAGCATTATATCGACTGGCAGACCGAATAGAAGGTTCCATTACAATTGATGATACTGAGATTCATGAAATAAAACTGAAAGATTTACGAAGAAGAATTTCAATTATTCCACAAGACCCTGTGTTGTTTGCTGGCACAGTAAG ATACAATCTGGATCCGTTCGACGAATTTAGCGATGACGAGATTTGGCAAGCTTTTGAAAAAACGCACGTAAAAGAattg attTGCAGTTTAGGAGAGCAACTCGCGGCCCCGGTCATTGAGAACGGCGAAAACTTTTCTGTGGGAGAGCGTCAACTAATATGTATGGCAAGAGCACTACTTCGTAAAAATAAG ATCTTGATATTAGATGAAGCTACCGCGGCTATTGACACGGAAACGGACAGCAAGATTCAGCAAACGATTCGAGAGTGTTTCACAAATTGTACGCTGCTCATTATAGCACATAGACTCAACACAGTTCTTGACTGTGATACTATACTGGTGATGGACGGTGGCCGT GTTGCTGAAATCGGTAATCCTGATGTGCTACTTGCCAACAGTAACTCTGTCCTAAATAAACTGAATAAGTCGTACTTAGACACCGTATACAATGAGTGA